One genomic segment of Catalinimonas alkaloidigena includes these proteins:
- a CDS encoding SusC/RagA family TonB-linked outer membrane protein — MRLRYLQNKHWKIVLTATAMLLLVNMHAFAQEQTISGKVNDENGDGLPGVNILVKGTTVGTVTDIDGNYKLTVSENASTLVFSSIGFTSEETAIDGRSVINVELLPDVQSLSEVVVVGYGTQKKTTLTGSISQVSGEVLQTKGTSSAAQSLQGEVPGVVVTRTSSRPGQEGLDIKIRGDISVNGVSPLVVLDGLIIPEWQLSTINPNDIESISVLKDAAAAIYGTRAAGGVILVTTKKGKQGKVQVDYSGQYQLNFANDYPLANLNEWAQLWLEAGDNDNIFYRDADGNEVEAASNYRFFTRDELVSIIDGSMPMAPESYFWLGQDRHLADVNQYDAVYGTTSSQRHNLSLSGGNESVVYRTSFGYNNERSPIDFVYDGAKRFNFRTNLSYQVNDMLSSDFSVSYDDRLIDGPLQGVGEGVQDMYIFPMYNPLGQYYDTFGGNNMLAKLDEGGRVNTRDKILRLGGKLNLDLDKHVKGLSFSYDVNVGLRNTERKERKTSVTMYDWEGNVSYTPTTLLNSFVKLYQTEDVTLMHALQGNYRFSLGKNNFGLTVGATAQKDEDTRNFMSRSNMASDELDHINTGDITTAVNGGSVTNSNGNRFNTGSSTIGLVSYLGRLNYDYNGIYLFEALARRDGSSRLHPDFRWKNFYGASAGIRLSEMRFMQEGFFDNLKLRASYGETGSVTGIGAYDYISNMGAGSTIFGAPPSLVNTAWISGITTTNRTWERVSTINTAIDFTILNNRLNGTAEYFIRENNDMLVNITYPLVLGANAPKTNSGDFTTKGWEVSLNWNDRVGSFNYNIGLMAWDSRSEVSRMEGANTILRGLNSVSDGEIIEGKPLNPIYTYVTDGILTTEEEVLDYYNQYGFASLDDQNSMKSGTILPQYRSPDRLVPGTVKRVDVNEDGVINEDDLVYFGDANPHYSFGIRLGAQWKGFDFSAFFQGVARQNILREGGLAFPFSRWWMNQNSAFLGQTWSEDNRDAPWPAIFYNGHRKNWNYGHPNDINVVKASYLRAKVLSLGYTLPQDLISRAGIDRVRFSLTANDLFVISNVKDGMDPEQKSSAHQGDTVPYVSTLIFGFELTF; from the coding sequence ATGAGATTACGATATTTACAAAATAAGCACTGGAAGATAGTGCTTACTGCAACCGCTATGCTCTTACTGGTGAATATGCATGCCTTTGCCCAGGAACAAACAATATCAGGAAAAGTAAATGATGAAAATGGTGATGGCCTGCCGGGAGTAAACATACTGGTAAAAGGAACTACCGTAGGCACCGTAACTGACATTGATGGTAATTATAAACTTACCGTCAGTGAGAATGCGAGCACATTGGTATTTTCATCCATCGGGTTCACTTCAGAAGAAACAGCCATAGATGGCCGGTCTGTTATCAATGTAGAATTGCTTCCCGATGTACAGTCGCTATCTGAAGTCGTGGTGGTAGGTTACGGTACCCAAAAGAAAACCACACTTACCGGCTCCATCTCCCAGGTATCGGGAGAAGTACTGCAGACAAAAGGGACTTCCAGTGCTGCCCAGTCCTTGCAGGGGGAAGTGCCGGGCGTAGTAGTAACCCGTACTTCTTCTCGTCCGGGGCAGGAAGGCCTGGATATCAAGATTCGTGGTGATATTTCCGTTAATGGTGTTTCTCCACTCGTCGTATTAGATGGGCTGATCATACCCGAATGGCAGCTTTCTACGATTAACCCCAACGATATTGAATCAATCTCAGTATTGAAGGATGCAGCGGCCGCCATTTATGGAACCCGTGCTGCCGGAGGGGTGATCCTGGTAACTACCAAAAAAGGAAAACAAGGTAAGGTTCAAGTAGACTACAGTGGCCAGTATCAGTTGAACTTTGCCAACGATTATCCTCTTGCAAATCTGAACGAGTGGGCTCAGTTATGGCTGGAAGCGGGTGATAATGACAATATATTTTACCGGGATGCAGATGGCAATGAGGTAGAGGCCGCTTCTAATTACCGTTTCTTTACGCGTGACGAACTGGTATCCATCATTGATGGTAGCATGCCTATGGCCCCTGAGTCCTATTTCTGGCTTGGGCAGGATCGTCATTTAGCCGATGTTAACCAATATGATGCCGTATATGGTACTACATCATCTCAAAGACATAACCTTTCTCTTTCGGGAGGAAATGAAAGCGTAGTATACAGAACTTCTTTTGGCTATAATAATGAGCGCTCACCTATTGATTTCGTGTACGATGGTGCTAAAAGGTTTAATTTCCGCACCAATCTGTCGTATCAAGTAAATGATATGCTAAGCTCTGATTTTAGCGTTTCTTATGACGACCGATTAATTGATGGCCCGTTGCAGGGCGTTGGTGAAGGCGTACAGGACATGTACATATTCCCGATGTACAACCCTCTGGGACAGTATTATGATACCTTTGGAGGCAACAATATGCTGGCGAAACTGGATGAAGGTGGCCGGGTCAACACCAGAGATAAAATATTGCGTTTAGGAGGTAAATTAAATCTGGATTTAGACAAACATGTCAAAGGCCTCTCTTTTAGTTATGATGTCAATGTAGGACTGCGCAACACTGAAAGAAAGGAAAGAAAGACCTCTGTCACCATGTACGATTGGGAAGGAAACGTTTCTTATACTCCCACCACTTTATTAAATTCCTTCGTCAAGCTCTACCAAACAGAAGATGTAACCCTCATGCATGCTCTACAGGGCAACTACCGTTTTTCATTGGGTAAAAATAATTTTGGCCTGACAGTAGGAGCTACCGCGCAAAAGGATGAAGATACGAGAAACTTCATGTCTCGTTCCAATATGGCATCTGACGAACTTGACCATATCAATACAGGAGATATCACCACGGCGGTAAATGGAGGGTCCGTAACGAACTCCAATGGAAACAGATTCAATACAGGAAGTTCAACAATTGGTTTGGTTTCTTACCTGGGTAGATTGAACTATGATTATAATGGCATCTACCTCTTTGAGGCATTAGCTCGCCGGGATGGTTCTTCACGATTGCACCCTGACTTCAGATGGAAGAATTTCTACGGCGCTTCCGCCGGTATCCGTCTTTCAGAAATGCGCTTTATGCAGGAGGGCTTCTTCGATAATTTGAAATTGAGGGCCTCTTATGGTGAAACCGGCTCGGTTACGGGTATTGGTGCCTATGACTATATTTCTAATATGGGCGCGGGTTCTACTATATTTGGTGCCCCTCCTTCATTGGTAAATACGGCATGGATTTCCGGTATCACCACTACAAACCGTACCTGGGAACGGGTGAGCACCATCAACACTGCCATTGACTTTACCATCTTAAACAACCGCTTGAACGGTACAGCAGAGTATTTTATTCGCGAAAATAACGATATGCTGGTGAATATCACTTACCCGCTGGTACTAGGGGCTAATGCCCCCAAAACCAATAGTGGTGACTTTACCACCAAAGGCTGGGAAGTCTCATTGAACTGGAATGATCGGGTGGGTTCCTTTAACTACAACATTGGATTAATGGCCTGGGACAGCCGCAGTGAAGTGAGCCGTATGGAAGGCGCAAATACGATATTGAGGGGGTTAAACTCAGTAAGTGATGGTGAGATTATCGAGGGAAAACCACTCAATCCCATTTATACTTACGTAACCGATGGAATTCTTACGACTGAGGAAGAGGTGCTTGACTACTATAATCAATATGGTTTTGCGAGCTTAGATGATCAGAATAGCATGAAGTCCGGAACCATCCTTCCTCAGTACAGGAGTCCTGACCGTCTTGTGCCCGGAACAGTAAAGCGTGTAGATGTAAACGAAGATGGTGTGATCAACGAAGACGATCTGGTTTATTTTGGTGATGCCAATCCTCACTATAGCTTTGGCATCCGGCTGGGAGCTCAATGGAAGGGCTTTGATTTTAGCGCGTTCTTCCAGGGAGTAGCCCGGCAAAATATATTGCGCGAAGGAGGACTGGCTTTCCCTTTCAGCAGATGGTGGATGAACCAAAATAGTGCTTTCCTCGGGCAAACCTGGTCGGAAGACAATCGTGATGCCCCCTGGCCGGCCATCTTCTATAATGGCCATAGAAAAAACTGGAACTACGGACATCCCAATGATATCAATGTTGTCAAAGCTTCTTACCTGAGGGCCAAAGTGCTATCGCTGGGGTATACACTTCCTCAGGACCTGATTTCCCGAGCAGGTATAGACAGGGTACGCTTTTCGCTAACGGCTAACGATTTGTTCGTGATCTCCAATGTAAAAGACGGAATGGATCCCGAGCAAAAAAGTAGTGCCCACCAGGGTGACACCGTCCCTTACGTTTCAACACTGATTTTTGGATTTGAACTTACATTTTAA
- a CDS encoding RagB/SusD family nutrient uptake outer membrane protein: protein MNILDTKYRNILTKVFCLTILSCFTLSSCEDYLDQLPQDVVSEVIYYQTPEQFTTASNYFYTRLGFFDGDEQSDLSNNMGDENNYAHGNTIVPTTDPVWNDNYSSLRPINQLIEKAEEYSGEPADIEVPVATAHFFRAWHYYLLLRRYGGVPIVTRALEVTSEELYGSRNSRYEVVDQMLKDLDVAISGLPSHNALSAEDQGKLTLEAAKSFKARVLLYEATWEKYVGSATDGDGTTVGAGSAKPSGYPGVTEMLTEAKQQALEVMNSGAYELWDYREEIGEDHLFYLFNLEEGGSNPAGLTKADNKEFIFQTVYDFNYRKINQNLTHAKPHTPTRKLMDMYLCTDGLPVQFSADFEGYSTMTSEFQNRDLRLKGLVKEPLEEYWGWGAATQGGGAQYGTDFDESGIEFDYRYVPQLVSPGNPRNIGYQGRKFTTEHRLRETREESYNYPLLRYAEVLLIYAEATCELGEGSISDADLDMSINKIRERSGVAPLTNALIAPYGDLSMLGEIHRERAIELFGEDFRFDDLKRWNIAPEELNNNVCVNYIEGTEFETAENPLNPGTKIFAEGVWPYGLTTTEQSVSSYAGIANHKPGALIIDAAGNRSFKLQNYLDPIPKNQLDINENLLQNPGW from the coding sequence ATGAATATCTTAGATACGAAATACAGAAACATACTGACTAAAGTATTTTGTCTGACTATACTATCATGCTTTACGCTGAGTAGCTGCGAAGATTACCTGGACCAGCTACCACAGGATGTGGTAAGTGAAGTGATCTACTACCAGACGCCTGAGCAGTTTACGACCGCTTCCAATTACTTCTACACCCGCTTAGGTTTTTTTGATGGTGATGAACAGTCAGACTTATCAAATAACATGGGAGATGAAAATAATTATGCCCATGGTAACACCATTGTGCCTACTACAGATCCCGTTTGGAATGATAACTACTCGAGCCTCAGGCCCATCAATCAACTGATTGAAAAAGCAGAAGAATATAGCGGCGAACCCGCAGATATTGAGGTGCCTGTTGCTACTGCACATTTTTTCAGAGCCTGGCATTATTATCTGCTGCTGAGGCGCTATGGCGGAGTGCCTATCGTTACCCGCGCCCTGGAAGTAACTTCTGAAGAGCTGTATGGTTCCCGGAACAGTCGCTATGAGGTCGTAGATCAGATGCTCAAAGACCTGGACGTAGCCATCAGTGGCTTGCCATCGCACAACGCGCTTAGTGCTGAGGATCAGGGCAAACTTACGCTGGAAGCAGCCAAATCTTTCAAAGCAAGGGTATTGCTGTACGAAGCCACCTGGGAAAAGTATGTGGGCAGCGCTACCGATGGGGATGGCACTACCGTAGGAGCGGGCTCTGCCAAGCCTTCAGGCTACCCTGGCGTTACGGAGATGTTAACAGAAGCCAAACAGCAGGCGCTGGAGGTGATGAACAGTGGCGCTTATGAGCTATGGGATTATCGCGAAGAAATAGGCGAAGACCATCTTTTCTATCTGTTTAACCTGGAAGAAGGCGGGTCAAACCCAGCCGGACTCACCAAGGCAGATAACAAAGAGTTTATTTTTCAGACGGTATATGACTTTAACTACAGGAAAATCAACCAAAACTTAACGCATGCCAAGCCGCATACTCCTACCAGGAAGCTGATGGATATGTATCTATGCACTGACGGCCTTCCTGTACAGTTTTCGGCAGATTTTGAGGGCTATTCTACCATGACTTCAGAGTTTCAGAATCGTGACCTTCGCCTGAAAGGTCTGGTAAAAGAACCTTTGGAGGAATATTGGGGCTGGGGTGCTGCTACCCAGGGTGGCGGTGCTCAATACGGTACTGATTTTGATGAAAGCGGGATAGAGTTTGACTATCGCTATGTACCCCAACTGGTATCTCCGGGTAACCCACGAAATATCGGGTATCAGGGCCGTAAATTTACCACCGAACACCGATTACGAGAAACGAGAGAGGAGTCATACAACTACCCCCTCCTCCGCTACGCAGAAGTGCTGCTGATATACGCGGAAGCTACTTGCGAATTAGGAGAAGGAAGCATTTCAGATGCTGATCTGGATATGTCGATCAACAAAATCCGGGAGCGGTCTGGGGTTGCCCCCCTGACCAATGCCTTGATCGCGCCCTACGGAGATTTGAGCATGCTGGGTGAAATCCACCGGGAACGTGCTATTGAGCTTTTTGGTGAAGATTTCCGCTTTGATGACCTGAAGCGCTGGAATATTGCTCCCGAAGAACTGAATAATAACGTATGTGTTAATTATATTGAAGGCACGGAATTTGAAACTGCTGAAAATCCCTTAAATCCCGGCACAAAAATCTTTGCTGAGGGTGTCTGGCCTTACGGGCTCACCACCACAGAACAAAGTGTCTCAAGTTATGCAGGCATTGCCAACCATAAGCCCGGTGCTTTGATTATTGATGCGGCAGGGAACCGCAGTTTCAAACTGCAGAATTACCTGGATCCAATTCCTAAAAATCAATTAGATATCAATGAAAACTTGCTGCAAAATCCTGGCTGGTAA
- a CDS encoding heparinase II/III domain-containing protein, which translates to MKKAIVLSLCFMVAFQTLAEARDYFLYTDENITYLKNQINTDPQIKRLWDKNYKEARELLKKERLGANDCKLLGLVYRMTDETKYAEAIKKILQDYVSRETWESEQLLSRTPSWQGGLKTSHTSFYIAIGYDCIYDYLSAEERQQIAAEFVRVGIDPAREDWLLPASSFHTFDTMGHNWWSACVYMAGISALAVREEIPEATEWVREIAATASEWVNFAGSVLQNKPPTFDQDGGFYESVNYANYGVSQYLLFRYALQEVWPEEPQLELPVLDKIGDFFIDVCYYVKDGSVLSLPFGDTGILISGQETVNLLWKLGYQKERYAWYLKKVSQRDGNQKLPKLDSPEDLALLPDLPALPADYVPDMPTSHLYEDMGWASLRNSWEDNASLLAIKSGFTWNHAHADAGSFVIFHKGKYIITESGKSSYGNPLYTEYYCQSEAHNVVLFKGQGQNRRDPYYGVVNSGSLHNLLEGQNFKYVMANASGPYAHILARNYRHFIWVGDVILVIDDLLAHESGKFEHLIHYNGESERNGRDLSIKDGESEVLVRPLFPETFPVGGLPHDFPEQIRLEEKLGYKDHHPEERQPYWSISPAEETQRTKFITAILLKTDDNQDQLPEIERFQGDNFIGVSITQDNETTELYFNLKADGRLKHRNSVNDMNGWETDAYLTVLKFDEGADKSNPDHLKEVFIGHGSYLRRDSQVLMHALSKYTALVEDINGKAEVIFQGQDEATFRLRSIQPVSDVKLNNRVVPGVYDEDSQMVKLVVEN; encoded by the coding sequence ATGAAGAAGGCAATTGTACTCAGCTTATGCTTTATGGTCGCGTTTCAGACACTGGCCGAAGCACGAGACTATTTTTTGTATACTGATGAGAATATTACCTACCTGAAAAATCAGATCAATACTGACCCTCAGATCAAACGTTTGTGGGACAAAAACTACAAAGAGGCGCGTGAACTGCTGAAGAAGGAGCGGCTTGGTGCGAATGACTGCAAGCTCCTGGGTCTGGTGTACCGGATGACCGACGAAACAAAATATGCCGAAGCGATAAAAAAAATACTGCAAGACTATGTCAGCAGGGAGACCTGGGAAAGCGAACAGCTACTCAGCAGAACGCCATCCTGGCAGGGCGGGCTAAAAACCTCGCATACCAGTTTTTACATCGCGATCGGGTATGACTGCATTTATGACTATCTCTCTGCGGAAGAACGTCAGCAGATCGCTGCTGAATTTGTGCGGGTGGGTATAGATCCTGCGCGTGAAGACTGGCTGCTGCCGGCCAGCAGCTTTCATACTTTTGACACCATGGGCCACAACTGGTGGAGTGCCTGTGTGTATATGGCCGGTATTAGTGCCCTGGCAGTTCGTGAAGAGATACCCGAGGCCACGGAGTGGGTCAGAGAAATTGCGGCTACCGCGAGTGAGTGGGTCAATTTTGCGGGTAGCGTGCTACAAAACAAACCGCCTACTTTTGATCAGGACGGAGGTTTTTATGAAAGCGTAAACTATGCGAACTACGGAGTCTCACAATACCTTTTGTTTCGTTATGCCCTGCAGGAGGTTTGGCCGGAGGAGCCTCAGCTGGAGCTGCCTGTGCTGGACAAAATTGGTGACTTCTTTATTGACGTCTGCTATTACGTAAAAGATGGGTCGGTACTTTCTTTACCTTTTGGTGATACCGGAATACTGATCAGCGGGCAGGAGACAGTAAACTTACTATGGAAACTGGGGTATCAGAAAGAGCGCTACGCATGGTATCTTAAAAAAGTGAGCCAGAGAGACGGAAATCAAAAGTTGCCAAAACTAGATTCACCCGAAGACCTGGCATTGTTGCCGGACCTGCCAGCCCTTCCCGCTGACTATGTACCTGACATGCCTACTTCTCACCTGTACGAAGACATGGGCTGGGCAAGCTTAAGGAACTCCTGGGAGGATAACGCCAGCCTGCTGGCCATAAAGTCCGGCTTTACCTGGAACCATGCGCATGCTGATGCAGGCTCTTTTGTCATCTTTCATAAGGGGAAGTACATCATCACCGAGTCAGGAAAATCCTCTTACGGCAATCCCCTCTATACGGAATATTACTGCCAGAGCGAAGCGCACAATGTGGTGCTATTCAAGGGTCAAGGACAGAACAGAAGGGACCCTTACTATGGTGTGGTGAATTCCGGCTCTCTGCATAATCTGCTAGAGGGACAAAACTTTAAATATGTGATGGCCAATGCTAGCGGGCCATATGCTCATATTCTGGCCCGAAATTACCGCCATTTTATCTGGGTGGGAGATGTCATTCTGGTTATTGATGACCTCCTGGCGCACGAATCAGGCAAGTTTGAGCACTTGATTCATTACAATGGAGAATCCGAGAGAAACGGCAGAGATTTATCCATAAAAGATGGTGAGAGTGAGGTGCTTGTTCGTCCATTGTTCCCGGAAACCTTTCCTGTAGGAGGCTTGCCGCATGACTTTCCTGAGCAGATACGCCTGGAAGAAAAGCTGGGCTATAAAGACCATCATCCGGAAGAGCGCCAGCCTTATTGGTCAATCAGCCCGGCAGAAGAAACGCAAAGAACCAAGTTCATAACCGCCATCCTCTTAAAAACTGATGACAATCAGGATCAGCTACCGGAAATTGAACGTTTTCAGGGTGATAATTTTATCGGAGTGTCTATCACCCAGGATAATGAGACCACAGAACTTTATTTTAACCTGAAGGCAGATGGCCGGCTTAAGCATCGCAACAGTGTAAATGATATGAATGGCTGGGAAACGGATGCTTACCTGACCGTGCTGAAGTTTGACGAAGGGGCTGATAAATCAAATCCTGACCACCTCAAAGAAGTATTCATAGGACACGGCAGCTATTTGCGTCGCGATAGTCAGGTGCTCATGCATGCCCTCTCTAAGTATACAGCGCTGGTAGAGGATATTAATGGCAAAGCAGAAGTCATTTTTCAGGGACAAGATGAGGCCACTTTCCGCCTGCGTTCAATTCAGCCTGTCTCTGATGTCAAGCTCAATAACAGAGTAGTGCCAGGTGTGTACGATGAGGATTCGCAGATGGTAAAATTAGTGGTGGAAAACTAA